One region of Sardina pilchardus chromosome 18, fSarPil1.1, whole genome shotgun sequence genomic DNA includes:
- the znhit1 gene encoding zinc finger HIT domain-containing protein 1 — MEKKIAVRSQDPGQRRVLDCATRQRRLNRQLEALEKDNFQDDPHASLPQLVKRLPQFDENDESAGKRRRKTRGDHFKQRFRKNFQALLEEEDLSENDGPNYLTACAEPSKMPQRHFCAVCGFPSNYTCVSCGARYCCVRCLGTHHETRCLKWTV; from the coding sequence ATGGAGAAGAAGATTGCTGTACGCTCGCAAGATCCGGGCCAGAGGCGGGTGCTGGACTGTGCCACGCGACAACGACGTTTAAACCGCCAACTTGAGGCTTTGGAAAAGGATAATTTTCAGGATGACCCACACGCTAGTCTCCCGCAGCTAGTCAAGCGGCTACCTCAATTCGACGAGAACGATGAATCAGCGGGCAAACGGAGAAGAAAGACAAGGGGTGATCACTTCAAACAGCGGTTTCGTAAGAACTTCCAGGCtctcctggaggaggaggacttaAGCGAGAACGATGGGCCAAACTATCTGACTGCCTGCGCCGAGCCGTCGAAGATGCCACAGCGTCATTTTTGCGCCGTCTGCGGGTTCCCCTCTAACTACACTTGCGTGTCGTGCGGGGCTCGATATTGTTGTGTGCGATGCCTTGGCACACACCATGAGACTCGATGTCTCAAATGGACAGTTTGA